DNA sequence from the Carassius gibelio isolate Cgi1373 ecotype wild population from Czech Republic chromosome A14, carGib1.2-hapl.c, whole genome shotgun sequence genome:
AGCTGAAGATAATGTGTGGTCGAAACTGTGATGTGGGCTGGGGAAGGACCTAATACACGCTCCTAATACGAGCCTCCGTAACCCCCCCTGCCgtaaccaccaccaccacctcctcctcgGGAGTAAGGAGCGCTGCTTCTGCCCGAGTAATTACCTTTCATTGGGCCATAGCCAGAGGACTGCTGGCCATAGCCGCTGCCAAAGTCACTGTAGCCGTTACCACCGCCGTAGCCCTCCATTTGGTCCCCGTAGCCTCCCCCATACCCGCCTCCGTAACCTCCGCCGTAGCCGTCATTGCCTCCATACCCGCCGCCGCTGCTGCAGTTGCCGTATCCGCCGCCGCGCGCGCCGTAGCCGTTCTGCGGTCTGCCCATCCCCCTCCCGCCGCGGCCACCACGACTCCCAGCGGCCTGCATCTCTTGCTTGGTCAGGGCTTTCTTCACCTCCACTTTATGCCCATTGATAACATGGTACTTGAGCACCACTGCTTTATCGGCCGAGTCGTTGTCCTCGAAATATACGAAGCCGAAGCCACGCTTCTTTCCAGTCTCTTTGTCCGTTATCACCTCCGCCTTCTCCACCGCGCCGAACTGGGAGAAGCAATCACGGAGGTGATCCTCCTCGATGTCGTCTCTAAGCCCGCCGATGAAGATCTTCTTCACCTTCGCGAGGGCCTCTGGC
Encoded proteins:
- the hnrnpa0a gene encoding heterogeneous nuclear ribonucleoprotein A0a, with the protein product MENQLCKLFVGGLNVQTTDDGLRNHFEQYGTLTDCVVVQNQQLKRSRCFGFVTYSSPEEADSAMAARPHVLDGNNVELKRAVAREDAGRPEALAKVKKIFIGGLRDDIEEDHLRDCFSQFGAVEKAEVITDKETGKKRGFGFVYFEDNDSADKAVVLKYHVINGHKVEVKKALTKQEMQAAGSRGGRGGRGMGRPQNGYGARGGGYGNCSSGGGYGGNDGYGGGYGGGYGGGYGDQMEGYGGGNGYSDFGSGYGQQSSGYGPMKGNYSGRSSAPYSRGGGGGGGYGRGGYGGSY